From a region of the Bradyrhizobium sp. KBS0727 genome:
- a CDS encoding acetyl-CoA C-acyltransferase encodes MREAVIVSYARTGLAKSGRGGFNITPPMSMAAHAVKHAVERAGVAKDYVEDCYLGNCAHGAPNIGRQAALLAGMPKSTAGVSVNRFCSSGLQTIAMAANSIRSDGADCIVAGGVESISIPGGGSPKESIDPDLLKAAPDIFMAMIDTADIVAERYKLSREYQDEYSLESQRRMAAAQQANKFKDEIVPMKTKMKVVDKATKAESIVDYVVDRDECNRPETTLEGLAKLEPVRGAGKYITAGNASQLSDGAAAVVLMEAKDAEKRGLNPMGRFVAWAAAGCEPDEMGIGPVFAVPKLLKRHGLKIDDIDIWELNEAFASQCLYSRDKLGIDPEKYNVNGGSIAIGHPFGMTGARCTGHLLQEGRRRKAKWGVVTMCIGGGQGGAGLFEIY; translated from the coding sequence ATGCGTGAAGCTGTTATCGTTTCCTATGCTCGTACCGGGCTGGCAAAGTCCGGCCGCGGCGGGTTCAATATTACCCCTCCGATGTCGATGGCGGCCCACGCCGTCAAGCACGCCGTCGAGCGCGCCGGCGTCGCCAAGGACTATGTCGAAGACTGCTATCTCGGCAATTGCGCGCATGGCGCGCCGAATATCGGCCGTCAGGCCGCGCTCTTGGCTGGCATGCCAAAGTCGACGGCCGGCGTTTCCGTGAACCGGTTCTGTTCGTCGGGCCTGCAGACCATCGCGATGGCCGCCAACTCGATCCGCTCGGACGGTGCCGATTGCATCGTGGCCGGTGGCGTCGAAAGCATCTCGATCCCCGGCGGCGGTTCGCCCAAGGAATCGATCGACCCGGACCTGCTCAAGGCCGCGCCCGATATCTTCATGGCGATGATCGACACCGCCGATATCGTCGCCGAGCGCTACAAGCTCAGCCGTGAATACCAGGACGAGTACTCGCTGGAATCGCAGCGCCGCATGGCGGCGGCCCAGCAGGCCAACAAGTTCAAGGACGAAATCGTCCCGATGAAGACCAAGATGAAGGTGGTCGACAAGGCGACGAAGGCGGAAAGCATCGTCGACTACGTCGTCGATCGCGACGAGTGCAACCGTCCGGAGACGACCCTGGAAGGCCTTGCCAAGCTCGAGCCGGTCAGGGGTGCTGGCAAATACATCACCGCCGGCAATGCCAGCCAGTTGTCGGATGGCGCGGCAGCGGTGGTTCTGATGGAAGCCAAGGATGCCGAAAAGCGCGGCCTCAATCCGATGGGCCGTTTCGTCGCCTGGGCGGCGGCGGGCTGCGAGCCGGACGAGATGGGCATCGGTCCGGTGTTCGCCGTGCCGAAGCTGTTGAAGCGCCACGGCCTGAAGATCGACGATATCGATATCTGGGAGCTCAACGAAGCGTTCGCCAGCCAGTGCCTCTATTCGCGCGACAAGCTCGGCATCGATCCCGAGAAGTACAACGTCAATGGCGGCTCGATCGCGATCGGCCATCCCTTCGGCATGACCGGTGCGCGTTGTACCGGCCACCTGCTGCAGGAAGGCCGCCGCCGCAAGGCCAAATGGGGCGTCGTCACCATGTGCATCGGTGGCGGTCAGGGCGGCGCGGGCCTGTTCGAAATCTACTGA
- a CDS encoding serine hydrolase produces the protein MVSMRVVALAFGLLASTAAFADDPLPRAKPEDVGLSSERLARIGETLKADIAAGRTPGAVIAIARRGKLVAFDAYGWRDKAANLPMTTDTIFNIASMTKPMTAVGGLMLYEQGKLLINDPLSKYFPKFANMRVAVLDGDGLSGSVAAERPITIQDLMRHTSGLIYGGRGNTPVHKMYPAGSGDAARNYDGAAFMDKLASLPLLYQPATVWDYGFGLDVLGQTIEKISGQTLGQYLQANLFAPLGMTDTGFSVSAEKAARYAKPLPADPDTGKPQARSPELTQPLKFECGGGCAASTASDYLRFAMMLMNGGRSGETRLLGPRTVAYMLSDQLGPNIKNLVGNADPTRADYGFGLGLAVRTTPGVIRMMGSVGQFSWPGASGTDWWVDPKEELAVVYLSAAPGPIRWHYRQKINALVYQAIMD, from the coding sequence ATGGTTTCAATGAGAGTTGTCGCGCTTGCGTTTGGCCTGCTCGCATCTACCGCCGCGTTCGCCGACGATCCCCTGCCCCGCGCCAAACCCGAGGACGTCGGCCTGTCCAGCGAACGGTTGGCGCGGATCGGCGAAACCCTGAAAGCCGATATCGCGGCGGGTCGAACGCCCGGCGCCGTCATCGCCATCGCGCGCCGCGGCAAGCTCGTCGCGTTCGACGCCTATGGCTGGCGCGACAAGGCCGCCAATCTCCCGATGACCACCGACACCATCTTCAACATCGCCTCGATGACCAAGCCGATGACGGCGGTCGGCGGCCTGATGCTGTACGAACAGGGCAAGCTCCTGATCAACGATCCGCTCAGCAAGTATTTTCCGAAATTCGCCAATATGCGCGTCGCGGTGCTCGACGGCGACGGGCTCTCAGGCTCCGTCGCGGCCGAACGCCCGATCACGATCCAGGACCTGATGCGGCATACCTCCGGATTGATCTACGGCGGACGCGGCAACACGCCGGTGCACAAGATGTATCCGGCCGGCAGCGGCGATGCGGCGCGCAACTATGATGGCGCGGCCTTCATGGACAAGCTCGCCTCGCTGCCGCTGCTCTATCAGCCCGCGACCGTGTGGGACTACGGCTTCGGTCTCGATGTGCTCGGACAAACCATTGAAAAGATCAGCGGCCAGACGCTCGGGCAATATCTGCAGGCCAACCTGTTCGCGCCATTGGGGATGACCGATACCGGTTTCTCGGTTTCGGCGGAGAAGGCCGCCCGCTACGCCAAGCCGCTGCCGGCTGATCCCGACACCGGCAAGCCGCAGGCGCGCAGCCCCGAACTGACCCAGCCGCTCAAATTCGAATGCGGCGGCGGCTGCGCTGCTTCCACCGCGTCGGACTATCTGCGCTTTGCGATGATGCTGATGAACGGCGGGCGCTCCGGCGAAACCCGCCTGCTCGGGCCCCGGACCGTCGCCTATATGCTTTCCGACCAGTTGGGTCCGAACATCAAAAATCTCGTCGGCAATGCCGATCCGACCCGCGCCGATTACGGCTTCGGTCTCGGCCTCGCGGTGCGCACCACGCCCGGCGTGATCAGGATGATGGGCTCGGTCGGACAATTCTCCTGGCCCGGCGCCAGCGGCACCGACTGGTGGGTCGATCCCAAGGAAGAGCTCGCCGTGGTCTATCTCTCCGCCGCACCCGGCCCGATCCGCTGGCACTACCGACAGAAGATCAACGCGCTGGTGTATCAGGCGATCATGGACTGA
- a CDS encoding amidohydrolase family protein, with protein MTGFSRRDFLSLSGSAAVAAMAGPANAAMGPNDKFDLVIKGGDVLDPSQSLRGKRDIGIRWGVIEAIENEIPAARISKSIDATGKLVTPGLIDLHCHVYPYGSAIGIPADELVQFQGTTTVVSAGDAGVNNLAALRRYIVAQSRARIYAFVHIANNGLSAFPVAELYNIDNAQVEACAMALAENPDFLIGVKVRMSENVIFKHGLEPLKRGIQACEMCGWPAKMMVHIGGVETKELMSQILDLLRPGDVLTHAYSGFPNNAGVFTNIVQDGKLLPAALAAKQRGVIFDVGHGGGSFDFTVAEVAIPGGCTPDTISSDIHVFSGNSPGVPYLPNVMSKFMTLGFSLEQVVTMATTAPAKIINRAPKIGTLQVGAPGDVAIMDLVEGPVSFVDTRNNKRDGKALLKPVQTVINGVPFGRPYQSPFAVR; from the coding sequence ATGACCGGGTTTTCACGTCGTGACTTTCTGAGCCTGAGTGGATCGGCGGCGGTGGCCGCGATGGCAGGCCCCGCCAATGCTGCGATGGGACCGAACGACAAGTTCGACCTCGTGATCAAGGGCGGCGACGTGCTCGACCCCAGCCAGTCGCTGCGGGGAAAACGCGATATCGGCATTCGCTGGGGCGTGATCGAAGCGATCGAGAACGAGATTCCGGCCGCCCGCATTTCGAAGAGCATCGATGCCACGGGCAAGCTGGTGACGCCGGGACTGATCGACTTGCACTGCCATGTCTATCCCTACGGTTCGGCGATCGGCATTCCTGCCGACGAGCTGGTGCAGTTTCAGGGTACCACCACGGTGGTGTCGGCGGGCGACGCCGGCGTCAACAATCTCGCCGCGCTGCGCCGCTACATCGTGGCGCAATCGCGGGCGCGGATTTACGCCTTCGTCCACATCGCCAACAACGGATTGTCGGCGTTCCCGGTTGCCGAGCTCTACAACATCGACAATGCCCAGGTCGAAGCCTGCGCCATGGCGCTCGCCGAAAATCCGGACTTCCTGATCGGCGTCAAGGTGCGGATGTCGGAGAACGTGATCTTCAAGCACGGCCTCGAGCCGCTGAAGCGCGGCATCCAGGCCTGCGAGATGTGCGGCTGGCCGGCCAAGATGATGGTGCATATCGGCGGCGTCGAGACCAAGGAATTGATGTCGCAGATCCTCGATCTGTTGCGGCCCGGCGATGTGCTGACCCATGCCTATTCCGGTTTTCCCAACAATGCCGGTGTGTTCACCAACATCGTGCAGGACGGCAAGCTGTTGCCGGCGGCGCTCGCCGCCAAGCAGCGCGGCGTCATTTTCGACGTCGGCCATGGCGGCGGCAGTTTTGACTTCACGGTGGCGGAAGTGGCGATCCCCGGCGGCTGCACGCCTGACACGATCTCGTCCGACATCCACGTCTTCTCCGGCAATTCGCCCGGCGTGCCCTACCTGCCGAATGTGATGAGCAAATTCATGACGCTGGGCTTTTCGCTGGAGCAGGTGGTGACAATGGCGACCACGGCGCCAGCGAAGATCATCAACCGCGCGCCGAAAATCGGCACGCTGCAGGTCGGTGCCCCCGGCGATGTTGCGATCATGGATCTGGTGGAAGGGCCGGTTTCGTTCGTCGATACCCGCAACAACAAGCGCGACGGCAAGGCTCTATTGAAGCCGGTACAGACCGTGATCAACGGCGTTCCGTTTGGCCGGCCCTATCAGTCGCCGTTCGCGGTGCGGTAA
- a CDS encoding DMT family transporter: MTGPQSQHRTGIALVVAAAVAWSTAPFFTRLLPFDSWTILFWRGLFGAAMIAAILVLLQGWNGLRDFTQMDRTGWLVAALSTVGMVCFIPSLQLTSVSNVAIIIATGPFVTAALAWVWLREVPRLRTTLASIVALCGIAIIVGGARPGSDIVGLALACIMTVAIAAMTVIVRQHRNTSMVAAAALSNILGSVVSIPFAQGIPGVTAHDLFIFAMFGFFQVALGLSLYMLGSRLLPSSQAALIATLETPLMPFWVWLAFQEAPSSRALIGGALVMGAVIADIVGDQREQKQPA, translated from the coding sequence ATGACCGGGCCGCAATCGCAGCATCGCACGGGGATCGCCCTGGTCGTCGCGGCTGCCGTGGCGTGGAGCACCGCGCCGTTTTTCACGCGGCTGCTGCCGTTCGACTCCTGGACCATCCTGTTCTGGCGGGGCCTGTTCGGCGCCGCCATGATCGCGGCCATTCTGGTGCTGCTGCAGGGCTGGAATGGCCTGCGGGATTTCACGCAGATGGACAGGACCGGCTGGCTGGTCGCGGCGCTGTCGACGGTGGGCATGGTGTGCTTCATCCCATCCCTGCAACTGACAAGCGTATCCAATGTCGCGATCATCATCGCAACCGGACCGTTCGTCACGGCCGCGCTCGCCTGGGTCTGGCTACGCGAAGTTCCGCGGCTGCGGACTACGCTGGCGAGCATCGTGGCGTTGTGCGGTATCGCGATCATCGTCGGCGGCGCGCGCCCAGGCTCCGACATTGTTGGCCTCGCGCTGGCCTGCATCATGACGGTGGCGATTGCCGCAATGACGGTCATTGTCCGCCAGCACCGGAACACATCGATGGTCGCCGCCGCGGCGCTGTCGAATATCCTCGGCAGCGTCGTCAGCATTCCCTTTGCTCAGGGCATCCCGGGGGTCACCGCGCACGACCTGTTTATTTTTGCGATGTTCGGGTTCTTCCAGGTCGCGCTGGGCCTCTCTCTGTACATGCTCGGCTCGCGGCTGCTGCCCTCCAGCCAGGCCGCTTTGATCGCCACGCTGGAGACGCCGCTGATGCCGTTCTGGGTATGGCTGGCGTTCCAGGAGGCGCCATCCTCCCGTGCACTTATCGGTGGCGCACTGGTGATGGGCGCCGTCATCGCCGACATCGTCGGCGATCAACGCGAGCAGAAACAACCGGCCTGA
- a CDS encoding PLP-dependent aminotransferase family protein, which yields MSTAAPFDFAALLPAGLPAPAARWTGLAKYSFVGGNNDPDQVPVEGLIDAVNAVLRREGKTLATYGLASGPQGYRPLREFLTTKLKRDAGISCAADDIMIVSGSLQALDLVNQTLLARGDTVLIEQESYQGAINRLTRLGVKAVGIPLDDDGMRMDALAAVLADHKARGITPKYIYTIPTVQNPTGTIMPEKRRAEMLKLSQQYGVPIFEDDCYADLVWTGERPPAIYAMSQNDSVIHIGSFSKSIAPALRVGFIVAPWAMMSRMLALKTDAGSGALEQMVLAEYCAPHFATHVPKLTRGLRAKLDTLMEALNEQFGTAAEFEDPKGGIFLWVKLPDNVDTLKLYQAALAAGVAINPGPEWSTDKAYSGSRLRLCFASPSHEQIREGVAVLAEVCRREFGVPARSANVEKRA from the coding sequence ATGTCGACCGCGGCACCTTTCGATTTTGCAGCCCTGTTGCCAGCCGGATTGCCGGCACCGGCGGCGCGGTGGACGGGCCTTGCCAAATACAGCTTCGTCGGCGGCAACAACGATCCCGACCAGGTGCCGGTCGAGGGCCTGATCGATGCGGTCAATGCCGTGCTCCGCCGCGAGGGCAAGACGCTGGCGACCTACGGTCTGGCGAGTGGCCCGCAGGGCTATCGTCCGCTGCGCGAATTCCTCACGACGAAACTCAAGCGCGACGCCGGCATTAGCTGTGCCGCCGACGACATCATGATCGTGTCGGGCTCGCTGCAGGCGCTCGACCTCGTCAATCAGACCTTGCTGGCGCGCGGCGACACCGTGCTGATCGAACAGGAGAGCTATCAGGGCGCCATCAACCGGCTGACGCGGCTTGGCGTCAAGGCGGTCGGCATTCCCCTCGACGACGACGGGATGCGGATGGACGCGCTGGCGGCTGTTCTGGCCGACCACAAGGCCCGCGGCATCACGCCGAAATATATCTACACCATTCCGACCGTGCAGAACCCGACCGGCACCATCATGCCGGAGAAGCGGCGCGCGGAGATGCTGAAACTGTCGCAGCAATACGGCGTGCCAATCTTCGAGGACGATTGCTACGCCGATCTGGTCTGGACCGGCGAGCGGCCGCCCGCGATCTATGCCATGAGCCAGAATGACAGCGTCATTCACATCGGCTCGTTTTCCAAATCGATCGCGCCAGCGCTCCGCGTCGGCTTCATCGTCGCGCCCTGGGCGATGATGTCGCGGATGCTGGCGCTGAAGACCGACGCCGGCTCCGGCGCGCTGGAGCAGATGGTGCTGGCGGAATATTGCGCACCGCATTTCGCCACCCATGTGCCGAAGCTGACGCGCGGCCTGCGCGCCAAGCTCGACACGCTGATGGAGGCGCTCAACGAACAGTTCGGGACCGCAGCGGAATTCGAGGACCCCAAGGGCGGCATCTTCCTGTGGGTCAAACTGCCCGACAATGTCGATACGCTGAAACTGTATCAGGCGGCGCTGGCCGCCGGCGTCGCCATCAATCCTGGGCCGGAATGGTCGACCGACAAGGCCTATTCCGGCAGCCGGCTGCGGCTGTGCTTCGCCAGTCCCTCGCACGAACAGATCCGCGAGGGCGTTGCCGTGCTTGCCGAGGTCTGCCGTAGGGAGTTCGGCGTGCCGGCGCGCAGCGCCAATGTGGAGAAGCGCGCGTAG
- a CDS encoding DUF3124 domain-containing protein: MCHIRAAGSFLTILAVLSILHGADAEAQTAGSIEQNFAGSLTAMPAETLTVSGAFYVPVYSSVSMSAGKLRADFSVTLCVHNASETRPLVLKRVAYFDTSGKMVESYLKTPVALKPFSTIEVFVAATDVRGGTGANFVVDWAATSEIAEPAVEALMVGSVGPGHYAFISQGRPIKVIGKN, from the coding sequence ATGTGTCACATCCGCGCAGCGGGCTCTTTTCTCACCATTCTGGCCGTCCTGTCGATCCTGCACGGCGCTGACGCCGAAGCCCAGACCGCGGGAAGCATCGAGCAGAATTTCGCCGGTTCCCTCACCGCCATGCCGGCGGAAACTCTCACCGTTTCCGGGGCATTTTATGTACCGGTCTATTCCAGCGTCTCGATGAGCGCGGGCAAGCTGCGGGCGGATTTTTCGGTGACGCTCTGCGTTCACAACGCCTCGGAGACCAGGCCGCTGGTGCTGAAGCGAGTGGCCTATTTCGACACGTCCGGGAAAATGGTGGAGAGCTACCTCAAGACGCCGGTCGCGCTAAAACCGTTCTCGACCATCGAGGTCTTCGTCGCCGCGACCGACGTGCGCGGCGGCACCGGGGCCAATTTCGTGGTCGACTGGGCGGCCACCAGCGAGATCGCCGAACCCGCGGTCGAGGCGCTGATGGTTGGCAGCGTTGGCCCCGGGCATTATGCCTTCATCAGCCAGGGGCGCCCGATCAAGGTGATCGGCAAGAACTAG